CACCTTCGGGGTTGTGCAGGGCGCCGAGATCGGACGTCAGCTCGTCCAGGATCGGCGTATCACCGCCGTCGGGTTCACCGGCTCGACATCGGGTGGCCGTGCGCTGGCCGATCTGGCAGCCGGTCGCCCGGATCCCATCCCGTTCTACGGTGAGCTCGGCAGCACCAATCCGGTGTTCGTGACACCTGCGGCCGCCGAGGACCGGTCGGGCAAGATCGCCGGCGAGTTCCTCGAATCGTTGCTGCTCGGCGCGGGGCAGTTCTGCACCAAGCCGGGGCTGCTGTTCGTTCCCGAGCAGAGTTCGATCGAGTGGCTCGTTCGAACCGCGGTCGCCGATGATTCGTTCCGTCTGCTGCACGCAGGGATCCGGCAGTCGTTTCTCGAGGTGTCCCAGCAGATCCTCGACCATCCCGAGGTCCGGCCGGTGGCAGTGCCCGAGCAGAGTGGTCTGGACGAACTGTCGGTGCGGCCGGTCATCGGCGTGACCGACGCTCGGGCACTGCGTCGAAACCCTCAGGACCTGCTCGAAGAATGCTTCGGTCCGTTCGGGCTGATCGTGACCTACACATCGATCGAGGAGCTGTACGCGGCGATGGCTGTCCTGCCGGGCACGTTGACAGCGACCGTCCACGGAACCGATGACGATCCCGATGCTGCGGGACTGCTCGGTGCGCTTGCGCGCCGTGCGGGGCGCGTCATCTGGAATGGATGGCCCACCGGTGTGGCCGTGGGTTGGGCTCAGCACCACGGTGGTCCCTACCCGGCCACCAACTCGGTACACACCTCCGTCGGAGCGACCGCGATTCGGCGATTCCTGCGTCCGGTCGCCTACCAGTCGGTGCCCGAAGCGAACCTGCCGTCCGCTCTCGTCGATGCGAACCCGTGGGGTATCCCCCGCCGAGTGAACGGCCGGCTGTCGTAGGGCCACCGGTGCTCGCGATGTCGCCTCGGTTCGGACTGGGTGCGCAGAGGACTACGTCTGTTGCGTGGCTTCGGACCGGGTTTGTATGTGGCGTTGTGTCACACGACCTTCCGGACCGGCGCGGGTAGTCACGCCCAGGTGTGCTGCACAACCAACGACACGGCGGTCTCCGGAGGGAGGCCGCCGTGTCGTTGGTTGTGGGTCTCAGGAGGTGGTGGTGTCGGGAGTGACCGGTTCTGTGTCGGCGACGGTGGTCTTTCCGCCGT
This window of the Rhodococcus pyridinivorans genome carries:
- a CDS encoding aldehyde dehydrogenase (NADP(+)), translating into METTATDTLLDTSAQDYERILDAAEAAAAPLARTDLHERAHLLRSVADALDATASELVPLAAADSSLPEPRLRGEVTRTTTQLRMFAEVVEEGSWLEAIIDTADPDAHPAPRPDLRRMLVPTGPVAVFGASNFPFAFGLGGGDTASALAAGCPVVAKAHPAQPRLTAAYARAIDEGLRACGAPDGTFGVVQGAEIGRQLVQDRRITAVGFTGSTSGGRALADLAAGRPDPIPFYGELGSTNPVFVTPAAAEDRSGKIAGEFLESLLLGAGQFCTKPGLLFVPEQSSIEWLVRTAVADDSFRLLHAGIRQSFLEVSQQILDHPEVRPVAVPEQSGLDELSVRPVIGVTDARALRRNPQDLLEECFGPFGLIVTYTSIEELYAAMAVLPGTLTATVHGTDDDPDAAGLLGALARRAGRVIWNGWPTGVAVGWAQHHGGPYPATNSVHTSVGATAIRRFLRPVAYQSVPEANLPSALVDANPWGIPRRVNGRLS